A single window of Uloborus diversus isolate 005 chromosome 5, Udiv.v.3.1, whole genome shotgun sequence DNA harbors:
- the LOC129222115 gene encoding zinc finger protein Noc-like isoform X2, with product MNNFYYWLQYNLDAKKSPLALLAQTCSNIGADNPNHKPIISGLEKSKDNDSKKDKSPVVISDELSNSKPSFKPYESVIKKEDISSEINGKKTPNSKRNSPSVVNQNSPAISTGSCGKSSPTTSDNGRNSAHNVNKSDIGVSRSLTSPCTSSVTSTTLCSSQNTLSGLGYGSSSGLSLDLARSDPIKEGLSHLGLNAYKALNGLNPLSNCTGCPMPGHPMDAYQSSAQSNLLKAGTYPLGASALSPYVGYARVKTATGGTTLVPVCRDANCTNCQFSMYSAQRGPCPSGCTQCTHDRLGTSLSGLSHGLVPGLTGSAAAMAAVAAAGGMPGLSYPHSMMARPNVCSWVVGDNLCGKIFNSAEELLQHAKTHTSLSDSVLPLISPAFSSASLSAACHMHYSSAASLTSPAGLRRTYPTSLSPVSSLSAASRYHPYKPPFSGLPGAPLPPLGHPSLGMYYPYGLYGQRLGPPVHP from the exons ATGAATAACTTTTACTATTGGCTTCAATATAAT ttggaTGCTAAGAAGAGCCCTCTTGCTTTGCTTGCCCAGACATGCAGTAATATTGGTGCTGATAATCCAAATCACAAGCCAATTATTTCTGgacttgaaaaatcaaaagaTAATGATTCAAAAAAGGACAAATCTCCTGTTGTTATCAGTGATGAACTCAGTAATAGCAAACCTTCTTTTAAGCCATATGAATCTGTGATAAAGAAAGAGGATATTTCTTCTGAAATTAATGGCAAAAAAACACCAAATTCTAAAAGAAATTCACCATCTGTTGTTAATCAAAACTCTCCTGCAATCAGCACTGGTTCCTGTGGTAAAAGCTCTCCAACAACATCTGACAATGGAAGGAATAGTGCACATAACGTAAACAAATCTGATATTGGTGTGTCTAGATCTCTCACATCACCTTGCACATCTAGTGTAACATCTACCACTCTGTGCTCCAGTCAAAACACGCTTAGTGGACTTGGTTATGGATCTTCATCTGGTCTAAGTTTAGATTTAGCAAGAAGTGATCCCATCAAAGAAGGTTTGTCTCACTTAGGCCTAAATGCTTATAAAGCTTTAAATGGCTTAAATCCATTATCTAATTGCACTGGATGTCCAATGCCTGGGCATCCAATGGATGCTTACCAAAGCAGTGCTCAAAGTAATTTACTCAAAGCTGGTACTTATCCTTTAGGAGCATCAGCATTATCTCCATATGTTGGTTATGCTCGAGTTAAAACTGCAACTGGTGGTACTACTTTAGTGCCTGTTTGTAGAGATGCCAACTGCACAAACTGTCAATTCAGTATGTATAGTGCTCAACGAGGCCCTTGCCCAAGTGGTTGTACTCAGTGTACTCATGATCGATTAGGTACCTCACTATCTGGTTTAAGTCACGGACTTGTTCCTGGTTTGACTGGTTCTGCTGCGGCTATGGCTGCTGTTGCTGCAGCTGGTGGTATGCCTGGTTTATCATATCCTCATTCTATGATGGCAAGACCTAATGTCTGCAGTTGGGTTGTTGGAGACAATCTGTgtggtaaaatatttaattcagctGAAGAACTGCTACAGCATGCTAAGACTCATACTAGCCTATCAGACTCTGTTTTGCCACTCATATCACCAGCATTCTCTTCGGCAAGTCTCAGTGCGGCGTGTCATATGCACTACAGTTCTGCAGCATCTTTGACATCTCCAGCTGGACTCAGACGGACATATCCTACTAGCTTGAGTCCTGTTAGCTCCTTGTCTGCAGCTAGCCGGTACCATCCTTATAAACCACCTTTTTCAGGACTTCCTGGTGCTCCTTTACCACCACTTGGACATCCGAGTTTAGGCATGTATTATCCATATGGTTTGTATGGACAAAGGTTAGGTCCTCCTGTGCATCCATAA
- the LOC129222115 gene encoding zinc finger protein Noc-like isoform X3 — translation MSIFLKTYEHEMTLQNSFLLLDAKKSPLALLAQTCSNIGADNPNHKPIISGLEKSKDNDSKKDKSPVVISDELSNSKPSFKPYESVIKKEDISSEINGKKTPNSKRNSPSVVNQNSPAISTGSCGKSSPTTSDNGRNSAHNVNKSDIGVSRSLTSPCTSSVTSTTLCSSQNTLSGLGYGSSSGLSLDLARSDPIKEGLSHLGLNAYKALNGLNPLSNCTGCPMPGHPMDAYQSSAQSNLLKAGTYPLGASALSPYVGYARVKTATGGTTLVPVCRDANCTNCQFSMYSAQRGPCPSGCTQCTHDRLGTSLSGLSHGLVPGLTGSAAAMAAVAAAGGMPGLSYPHSMMARPNVCSWVVGDNLCGKIFNSAEELLQHAKTHTSLSDSVLPLISPAFSSASLSAACHMHYSSAASLTSPAGLRRTYPTSLSPVSSLSAASRYHPYKPPFSGLPGAPLPPLGHPSLGMYYPYGLYGQRLGPPVHP, via the exons atgtctatttttttaaaaacttatgagcACGAAATGACTTTACAAAATTCATTTCTACTG ttggaTGCTAAGAAGAGCCCTCTTGCTTTGCTTGCCCAGACATGCAGTAATATTGGTGCTGATAATCCAAATCACAAGCCAATTATTTCTGgacttgaaaaatcaaaagaTAATGATTCAAAAAAGGACAAATCTCCTGTTGTTATCAGTGATGAACTCAGTAATAGCAAACCTTCTTTTAAGCCATATGAATCTGTGATAAAGAAAGAGGATATTTCTTCTGAAATTAATGGCAAAAAAACACCAAATTCTAAAAGAAATTCACCATCTGTTGTTAATCAAAACTCTCCTGCAATCAGCACTGGTTCCTGTGGTAAAAGCTCTCCAACAACATCTGACAATGGAAGGAATAGTGCACATAACGTAAACAAATCTGATATTGGTGTGTCTAGATCTCTCACATCACCTTGCACATCTAGTGTAACATCTACCACTCTGTGCTCCAGTCAAAACACGCTTAGTGGACTTGGTTATGGATCTTCATCTGGTCTAAGTTTAGATTTAGCAAGAAGTGATCCCATCAAAGAAGGTTTGTCTCACTTAGGCCTAAATGCTTATAAAGCTTTAAATGGCTTAAATCCATTATCTAATTGCACTGGATGTCCAATGCCTGGGCATCCAATGGATGCTTACCAAAGCAGTGCTCAAAGTAATTTACTCAAAGCTGGTACTTATCCTTTAGGAGCATCAGCATTATCTCCATATGTTGGTTATGCTCGAGTTAAAACTGCAACTGGTGGTACTACTTTAGTGCCTGTTTGTAGAGATGCCAACTGCACAAACTGTCAATTCAGTATGTATAGTGCTCAACGAGGCCCTTGCCCAAGTGGTTGTACTCAGTGTACTCATGATCGATTAGGTACCTCACTATCTGGTTTAAGTCACGGACTTGTTCCTGGTTTGACTGGTTCTGCTGCGGCTATGGCTGCTGTTGCTGCAGCTGGTGGTATGCCTGGTTTATCATATCCTCATTCTATGATGGCAAGACCTAATGTCTGCAGTTGGGTTGTTGGAGACAATCTGTgtggtaaaatatttaattcagctGAAGAACTGCTACAGCATGCTAAGACTCATACTAGCCTATCAGACTCTGTTTTGCCACTCATATCACCAGCATTCTCTTCGGCAAGTCTCAGTGCGGCGTGTCATATGCACTACAGTTCTGCAGCATCTTTGACATCTCCAGCTGGACTCAGACGGACATATCCTACTAGCTTGAGTCCTGTTAGCTCCTTGTCTGCAGCTAGCCGGTACCATCCTTATAAACCACCTTTTTCAGGACTTCCTGGTGCTCCTTTACCACCACTTGGACATCCGAGTTTAGGCATGTATTATCCATATGGTTTGTATGGACAAAGGTTAGGTCCTCCTGTGCATCCATAA
- the LOC129222115 gene encoding zinc finger protein Noc-like isoform X1 translates to MLTSGNQYLRPEYLSPLPTTLDAKKSPLALLAQTCSNIGADNPNHKPIISGLEKSKDNDSKKDKSPVVISDELSNSKPSFKPYESVIKKEDISSEINGKKTPNSKRNSPSVVNQNSPAISTGSCGKSSPTTSDNGRNSAHNVNKSDIGVSRSLTSPCTSSVTSTTLCSSQNTLSGLGYGSSSGLSLDLARSDPIKEGLSHLGLNAYKALNGLNPLSNCTGCPMPGHPMDAYQSSAQSNLLKAGTYPLGASALSPYVGYARVKTATGGTTLVPVCRDANCTNCQFSMYSAQRGPCPSGCTQCTHDRLGTSLSGLSHGLVPGLTGSAAAMAAVAAAGGMPGLSYPHSMMARPNVCSWVVGDNLCGKIFNSAEELLQHAKTHTSLSDSVLPLISPAFSSASLSAACHMHYSSAASLTSPAGLRRTYPTSLSPVSSLSAASRYHPYKPPFSGLPGAPLPPLGHPSLGMYYPYGLYGQRLGPPVHP, encoded by the exons ATGTTGACGTCTGGCAATCAGTATTTGAGGCCTGAATATTTGTCACCATTGCCGACAACG ttggaTGCTAAGAAGAGCCCTCTTGCTTTGCTTGCCCAGACATGCAGTAATATTGGTGCTGATAATCCAAATCACAAGCCAATTATTTCTGgacttgaaaaatcaaaagaTAATGATTCAAAAAAGGACAAATCTCCTGTTGTTATCAGTGATGAACTCAGTAATAGCAAACCTTCTTTTAAGCCATATGAATCTGTGATAAAGAAAGAGGATATTTCTTCTGAAATTAATGGCAAAAAAACACCAAATTCTAAAAGAAATTCACCATCTGTTGTTAATCAAAACTCTCCTGCAATCAGCACTGGTTCCTGTGGTAAAAGCTCTCCAACAACATCTGACAATGGAAGGAATAGTGCACATAACGTAAACAAATCTGATATTGGTGTGTCTAGATCTCTCACATCACCTTGCACATCTAGTGTAACATCTACCACTCTGTGCTCCAGTCAAAACACGCTTAGTGGACTTGGTTATGGATCTTCATCTGGTCTAAGTTTAGATTTAGCAAGAAGTGATCCCATCAAAGAAGGTTTGTCTCACTTAGGCCTAAATGCTTATAAAGCTTTAAATGGCTTAAATCCATTATCTAATTGCACTGGATGTCCAATGCCTGGGCATCCAATGGATGCTTACCAAAGCAGTGCTCAAAGTAATTTACTCAAAGCTGGTACTTATCCTTTAGGAGCATCAGCATTATCTCCATATGTTGGTTATGCTCGAGTTAAAACTGCAACTGGTGGTACTACTTTAGTGCCTGTTTGTAGAGATGCCAACTGCACAAACTGTCAATTCAGTATGTATAGTGCTCAACGAGGCCCTTGCCCAAGTGGTTGTACTCAGTGTACTCATGATCGATTAGGTACCTCACTATCTGGTTTAAGTCACGGACTTGTTCCTGGTTTGACTGGTTCTGCTGCGGCTATGGCTGCTGTTGCTGCAGCTGGTGGTATGCCTGGTTTATCATATCCTCATTCTATGATGGCAAGACCTAATGTCTGCAGTTGGGTTGTTGGAGACAATCTGTgtggtaaaatatttaattcagctGAAGAACTGCTACAGCATGCTAAGACTCATACTAGCCTATCAGACTCTGTTTTGCCACTCATATCACCAGCATTCTCTTCGGCAAGTCTCAGTGCGGCGTGTCATATGCACTACAGTTCTGCAGCATCTTTGACATCTCCAGCTGGACTCAGACGGACATATCCTACTAGCTTGAGTCCTGTTAGCTCCTTGTCTGCAGCTAGCCGGTACCATCCTTATAAACCACCTTTTTCAGGACTTCCTGGTGCTCCTTTACCACCACTTGGACATCCGAGTTTAGGCATGTATTATCCATATGGTTTGTATGGACAAAGGTTAGGTCCTCCTGTGCATCCATAA